A genomic window from Triticum urartu cultivar G1812 chromosome 7, Tu2.1, whole genome shotgun sequence includes:
- the LOC125521544 gene encoding toMV susceptible protein tm-1(GCR26): protein MEVLCIGTADTKLEELLFLATRLRSSLAASASAPKVKVSIVDVSTTKTVPTQDSKDIAVIARDTVLSCHPDSSQQDLPDDRGEAIALMSKALQSFLKNRYEAGTLVAAVGLGGSGGTALIAPALRSLPLGVPKLIVSTVASGNTAPYVGTSDLVLFPSVVDICGINSVSRVILSNAASAVAGLVCGILMASSESDETDTKLTVGITMFGVTTQCANAVKDRLNKEGYETLVFHATGVGGKAMEELVRGGFIQGVLDITTTEVADYIVGGIMACDETRFDAVIDKKIPLVLSVGALDMVNFGAHDTIPAAFSDRKIHIHNEQISLMRTTVEENKKFAQFIADKLNKSLSTVTVCLPQKGISAIDAPGMPFYDPEATSALLDELNTRLVKTENRQLKLLPYHINDPEFANALVDAFLSMDIKASSAITQKNNMVLPKQDTNEKESSSGQKTSDSSIIWRPPVDFPDARPETLQKTKSILHKLKQQIGEGIPVIGAGAGTGISAKFEEAGGVDLIVLYNSGRFRMAGRGSLAGLLPFADANAIVLEMANEVLPVVKEVPVLAGVCATDPFRRMDYFLKQLEAIGFCGVQNFPTVGLFDGNFRRNLEETGMGYSMEVEMISRAHSMGFLTTPYAFNPEEGAAMAKAGAHIVVAHMGLTTAGSIGAKTAATLDDSIVRVQAIADAAVGVNPDIIVLCHGGPISGPREAEFVLKNTNRVHGFYGASSMERLPVEQAITNTMREYKRMSLK, encoded by the exons ATGGAGGTGCTCTGCATCGGGACGGCCGACAccaagctggaggagctgctCTTCCTCGCCACTCGCCTCCGCTCCAgcctcgccgcctccgcctccgccccaaaG GTTAAAGTAAGCATAGTGGATGTCTCCACAACTAAAACAGTACCAACACAAGATTCTAAAGATATTGCAGTTATTGCAAGAGATACAGTTCTCTCATGCCATCCGGATTCCAGCCAGCAAGATCTTCCAGATGACAGAGGTGAAGCGATTGCGCTTATGTCAAAGGCCCTTCAGAGCTTTCTGAAAAACAGATATGAGGCCGGCACCCTGGTTGCTGCTGTTGGCCTAGGAGGAAGTGGAGGAACCGCACTAATTGCCCCTGCTCTAAGATCCCTACCACTTGGAGTGCCTAAGCTTATTGTATCCACTGTTGCTAGTGGCAATACTGCACCCTATGTTGGAACATCTGACTTGGTATTGTTTCCTTCAGTTGTTGACATATGTGGAATAAACAGTGTCAGCCGTGTTATATTGTCGAATGCTGCTTCAGCTGTTGCCGGATTGGTATGTGGGATATTAATGGCTTCCAGTGAATCAGATGAAACAGACACAAAGCTGACTGTTGGAATTACAATGTTTGGTGTTACCACACAATGTGCAAATGCGGTCAAAGATAGACTGAACAAAGAAGGGTATGAGACGCTTGTATTCCATGCCACTGGTGTCGGAGGCAAAGCAATGGAAGAACTAGTTAGAGGTGGTTTCATACAG GGTGTATTGGACATAACAACTACAGAAGTTGCAGATTACATTGTTGGAGGTATCATGGCATGTGATGAGACCAGGTTTGATGCGGTTATAGATAAAAAGATCCCTCTGGTTCTCAGTGTTGGGGCCTTGGATATGGTTAACTTTGGAGCTCATGATACAATACCTGCTGCTTTCTCAGACAGAAAGATCCACATACATAATGAACAG ATTTCGTTGATGCGGACGACCGTGGAGGAGAACAAGAAATTTGCTCAGTTTATTGCTGACAAGCTGAACAAGTCTTTATCTACAGTTACTGTTTGCCTTCCACAGAAGGGCATCTCTGCAATTGATGCACCTGGAATGCCGTTTTATGATCCTGAGGCTACATCTGCACTATTGGATGAGTTAAATACTCGTCTTGTCAAAACTGAGAACAGACAG CTGAAGCTGCTTCCTTATCATATAAACGATCCTGAATTTGCCAATGCCTTGGTGGATGCATTCTTGAGTATGGATATAAAGGCCTCTAGTGCCATAACTCAGAAAAACAACATGGTCCTACCAAAGCAAGACACAAATGAAAAGGAATCTTCTTCAGGACAGAAGACTTCAGATAGTTCTATCATATGGAGACCCCCAGTGGATTTCCCTGATGCAAGACCAG AAACTTTGCAAAAAACAAAGTCAATACTACATAAGTTAAAGCAACAAATCGGTGAGGGTATTCCTGTAATTGGAGCCGGTGCTGGTACGGGCATATCCGCGAAGTTCGAAGAAGCTGGTGGGGTTGATCTGATTGTGTTGTACAATTCCGGGAGGTTTCGTATGGCTGGAAGGGGCTCATTAGCAGGGCTCCTACCATTTGCTGACGCAAATGCAATTGTACTTGAGATGGCCAATGAAGTGTTGCCT GTCGTTAAAGAAGTTCCTGTTCTTGCTGGGGTTTGCGCTACTGATCCATTTCGTAGAATGGATTACTTTCTTAAACAGCTAGAAGCCATTGGATTTTGTGGTGtccaaaattttcctacggttggTCTGTTTGATGGGAACTTCAGACGGAACTTGGAAGAAACTGGAATGGGCTACAG CATGGAAGTGGAGATGATCTCAAGGGCTCACAGCATGGGTTTCCTGACGACCCCGTATGCTTTCAATCCAGAAGAAGGCGCTGCCATGGCCAAGGCCGGAGCGCACATTGTAGTCGCGCATATGGGCCTCACAACAGCTGGATCGATCGGCGCAAAGACGGCCGCCACATTAGATGACAGCATTGTCCGGGTTCAAGCCATTGCCGATGCCGCGGTCGGCGTCAACCCTGACATCATCGTTCTCTGCCATGGAG GTCCCATATCAGGGCCCCGAGAGGCGGAGTTTGTCCTGAAGAACACGAACCGGGTCCATGGATTCTACGGCGCCTCGAGCATGGAGAGGCTGCCGGTTGAGCAGGCCATCACAAACACCATGAGGGAGTACAAACGCATGTCTCTGAAATGA
- the LOC125520102 gene encoding uncharacterized protein LOC125520102 has translation MSGPPVFSVLQGSNTTHSIKGQQISMIGNGHSFQQGVYVMDPSSFNQGIYAEKQSSFAERANMMQLNNFMADNSSPAGNRCQRLGCNEVVEGQTAFCKSHRLGQQCQMIGCPQIPPNGVALCMTHGGGHPGSSAIPLAESEGSMKYEGDGQFRVMENAMGSTVIPNPDGEVVMCKYEGCSKRSQGNTVYCKVHSGGSKACMVKGCTKGAHGGTPMCIAHGGGKRCSVAGCRNAACGSSQGRTDCCVRHGGGKRCKHDGCGKGAQGNTDFCIGHGGGRRCKFEGCGKSAQGRSDNCIKHGGGRRCKFEGCSASAKWGVDFCSAHRKSMLGEGDTADGAPKPKRRAKKSGTKKAERAKRAKKTADPAGPSSEDVTMPAVISADMPEMGAIHVAAPVPDRPKSPETAIALEQPPLQLQQPPPLQSPAPSGLAASAEEGLPATGSVFFGL, from the exons ATGTCTGGCCCACCTGTTTTTTCTGTGTTACAGGGTAGCAATACAACCCACAGCATAAAAG GGCAACAAATCTCAATGATTGGGAATGGTCATTCTTTTCAGCAAGGG GTGTATGTCATGGACCCTTCTTCTTTTAACCAAG GTATTTATGCTGAGAAGCAAAGCAGTTTCGCAGAGCGTGCCAATATGATGCAGTTAAAT AACTTCATGGCAGACAATTCTTCGCCTG CTGGAAACCGCTGCCAGAGACTTGGTTGTAATGAAGTTGTTGAAGGCCAGACAGCGTTCTGCAAAAGCCACCGTTTAGGCCAACAATGCCAGATGATTGGCTGCCCTCAGATCCCACCAAATGGCGTAGCTTTGTGCATGACCCATGGTGGAGGCCATCCTGGTTCCAGTGCAATACCACTCGCTGAATCTGAAGGTTCAATGAAGTACGAAGGAGATGGCCAATTTAGAGTGATGGAAAATGCTATGGGTAGCACAGTCATACCTAATCCTGATGGCGAAGTTGTGATGTGCAAGTACGAAGGATGTAGCAAACGATCCCAGGGAAATACTGTGTATTGCAAGGTCCACAGTGGTGGTTCAAAGGCCTGTATGGTTAAAGGTTGTACCAAGGGAGCACATGGAGGCACTCCTATGTGCATTGCTCATGGAGGAGGCAAGCGCTGTTCCGTCGCTGGATGCCGCAATGCTGCATGTGGGAGCAGTCAAGGTCGCACCGACTGCTGTGTGAGGCACGGTGGTGGCAAGAGGTGCAAACATGATGGATGTGGAAAGGGTGCTCAAGGGAACACAGATTTTTGCATTGGACACGGTGGAGGGAGGCGGTGCAAGTTTGAAGGATGCGGAAAGAGTGCACAAGGGCGGAGTGATAACTGCATCAAGCATGGTGGTGGCAGACGCTGCAAGTTTGAAGGATGCAGCGCCAGCGCAAAGTGGGGTGTGGATTTCTGCTCTGCACACAGGAAGAGCATGCTGGGCGAAGGTGATACTGCCGATGGAGCACCAAAGCCGAAACGTCGGGCCAAGAAGTCTGGGACGAAGAAGGCCGAGAGGGCCAAGAGGGCAAAGAAGACGGCTGATCCAGCTGGTCCCTCCAGCGAGGATGTTACCATGCCCGCTGTAATTTCTGCCGACATGCCCGAGATGGGCGCTATCCATGTCGCCGCCCCCGTTCCGGACCGTCCCAAGTCACCTGAGACCGCTATAGCGCTTGAACAGCCACCGCTTCAGCTTCAACAACCACCGCCGCTTCAGTCCCCGGCTCCATCTGGATTGGCCGCCTCAGCAGAGGAGGGCCTGCCAGCAACAGGTAGTGTATTCTTTGGTTTATAG